CCTCCAACTTTTGATTTAACATTATTAGGTCTTGGAGATGATGGTCATACAGCCTCACTATTCCCTTATCAGAAAAATAACAATATAGATGATTTTGTTATTTTTAATGAAGGTAAAGGTTTAAAAAGAATTTCATTAACTCCAAAGGTTCTTTCAGCTTCTTCAAAGATAGTATTTTTAGTTAGTGGAGCTTCTAAAAGAATTGCTCTTGAGAGGTTATTAGATGAAAAAGAGCCACCAGATAGAACACCATCAAAATTAATAAAATCTATTAATCAAATTTCAATATTTTGTGATCAGGAATCAGCAAAAGAATTAGAAATTTAGTTAAAGTCTATTAATAATTTAAATTATTTAATGAGTAAGAAAAAATTTTTATTCCAGAAAAAGGAGTTCGATGGTTGGAAAACATTAAATGATACTGTTATGGGCGGATCAAGTTCAGCTTTTTGTGAAACTTCAAATTCGGGTTTGATATTAAAGGGTAATATTGTCGAGAAAGCAGGAGGATTTGTTAGTTGTAGATCTTCTATATATAAACCTTCTTTAAATGTATCTGAGTATTCATCCTTTGAATTAAATATTGATGGACAAGGAAGGACTTTTAAATTTGCTGTCGCTTGTGAAGATGATCTACTAGGACTAACCGAATTTATTCCTGGTGGACTTAGATGGATTAAATCATTTCCAACAAAAAAATTCGGGACAACAAATGTTCAAATTCCTTTTAGTGAGTTAAAACCTTCAGTAAGAGCTAATAAAGTACGTTTTCCATTTAAATTCAAGCCATCTAAAATTAAAAGATTGCAACTACTACACTCTAAGTTCGGTGATGATGGATTACTTAATAATGAGTTTAAACAGGGTTCAATAAAAGTTTTAATTAAATCAATAAGTGTTATTTGAAAATCCACCTAAAAATATAGAGAGCTTAATCGCTAAGTCAGCAGATTTAACGAATAAACCTTTTGTTCATTCTGTAGTAAAAATAAATGGTGAATACGAATTCGAAGATGAAGATATTGATTTAACAGTTAATATCTTATGTAGAGATAAAGAAGGTAAAAGATTAGAAATTTATGATCTTGAATTAGAACTTTTTAAATCAAATAAAGAGTTGGTTTTAGTAATCTCTAAGCTTAACTTCCCTGATGAACCAATATTATGGTGTGGAGTTAAAACATTATGGATGGATAGCAATAATGGGAAAAAATGCAATTCACCAAAATACAGCGCTAGATTGGAAAATTTAGCAAATAGGATAAAAAGTTTTATTGATTAAGAAAAAAAATTTAAGCTGATTTATAAATCAGTAACAGCCCCTAAACTTGATGTGCTTACGATTCTCGAATATTTTGAAAGAATTCCTCTTTTGTATTTTTGAATAGGTTTTACCCAATCTTTTTTTCTTTTTTCTAATTCTTCGTCAGATAAATCAACTTCAATTAGTTGTTTTACAGCATCTACTGTAATTAAATCACCTTGTTTTATTAGAGCGATATTTCCTCCTACAGCAGCCTCTGGAGCTATGTGACCCACAACAAGACCATAGGTACCGCCGCTAAATCTGCCATCGGTAATTAAAGCTACCTTCTCTCCAAGCCCTTGACCAACAATTGCAGATGTTGGAGCTAACATCTCTCGCATACCTGGTCCTCCTACAGGACCTTCGTTTCTGATAACAACAACATCACCAGCTTTGATATCGTTATTTAATATCGATTTTAAACAATCCTCTTCACTTTCAAAAATCTTTGCGGGACCTGTTAATACAGGGTTTTTTACTCCGCTAATTTTGGCTACAGAACCTTCGCTCGCTAAGTTACCTTTTAATATCGCTAGATGTCCTTTTTTATAAAGAGGGTCATCTATGTCTCTTATGACATATTGATTTGTTGGAGGCTTATCTGGAATATTTTGTAAGTATTCTGAGATGGTTTTTCCTTCAATGTTTTTGCAATCGCCATGAATTAATCCTGCATTCAAAAGTATTTTCATTACTTGTGGAATCCCACCTGCCTTATGAAGATCCACCGTCACATATTTACCACTCGGTTTAAGGTCACAAATAACGGGTACTTTTTGTCTGATTCTCTCAAAATCATTAATGTTGATATCTATTCCTGCAGTATTCGCGATAGCTAAGATGTGCAATACCGCATTTGTTGATCCGCCAATTGCCATAATTACTGATATTGCATTTTCAAATGCTTTCTTAGTCATTAGGTCTAGAGGTCTTATATCTTTTTCTATTGCAGAGACTAATATCTCAGCACTTTTATCTGCACTTAGTTCTTTTTCAAGATCTTCAGCAGCCATAGTGGAACTGTGAGGAAGACTTAACCCTAATACTTCAATAACCGCAGACATTGTATTAGCTGTAAACATTCCTCCACAGCTACCAGCACCAGGAATACAATTTTTCTCAACTTGGATTAGCCTTTCTTCATTAATTTTGCCTGATGTTAATTGTCCAACAGCTTCAAATGCACTAACAACAGTAAGATCTTCTCCATGCAATTTCCCAGGCTTTATTGTTCCTCCATAAATGAAAATTGAGGGAATATTCATTCTTGCAATCGCAATCATGGCACCCGGCATATTTTTATCACATCCACCAATAGCAAGTACCCCATCCATACTCTGAGCATTGCATGCTGTTTCAATTGAATCAGCAATAACTTCCCTTGAAACTAGGGAATATTTCATACCCTCTGTTCCCATAGAAATCCCATCACTTACTGTTATGGTCCCAAACATCTGAGGCATCCCACCTGATCTTTTTATAGACTCTTCAGCTTTTAGAGCTAACTTATTTAAACCCATATTGCATGGTGTTATGGTGCTGTATCCGTTTGCAACTCCAATAATAGGTTTATTAAAATCTTCATCATTAAATCCAACAGCTCTTAACATCGATCTGTTAGGTGATCTTTGCACACCTTGGGTTATTGCAGATGATCTGAGTTTATTCATATTATTTGAGAACCTTTTTTATTCTATTGCCCCAACTCTTCAAGTTGCTTCCTCACATCAGCAATTGCAGAATTAAGTTGCTCAACTTTCTTCTCCAGATTCTCTCCTTCAACTTCATTTATATTTTCATTTGAATCAATCGCTTCTGAGCCGTCTTGAATTCTGGAGGAATACATCATTGCTTTTTGTTTTTTTTCCTCCTTTCTTTTGTCTGCTTCCGATATTAACCACCATGCTAGACCTGCTGCTCCAATAAAAGCACCACTTATTAATGATAAAAGATTATTTGAAGACGAATCTCTGTATTCAGACATTGGTAAAATATTTACTCCTATATTCTATATTAGTTCTTATCTTGAAATATAGTACTTAAACGCGATAAAGGATTCCCAATACCGGGAACCAATAATGGTGTTTTTTCGTCTTCCTCATCTATGCAAGAAGTGTAAATTACCTGATTCGGGAATAATTTCGCAATTTCATTTAACCCTTTATTTGAGCAAATAGCAGTTATTAAAAGAATCCTATTTGAATTAACACCTAATTCCTTTAATTTAATTAAGGTTTCTAATGTGGTTGATTTTGTCGTTATTTGTTCTGAATAAAATATAACTCCTTCATTTGATTCAATAGTTTTAGGAAGTTCTCCTAATAAAAGAGTTGCATTAGGAATTACTTCTTTGGATCCAAACCAAAGAGATAACCCTTCGGGCAACATTGCGAGCACTTTTATTGGATAATCAGTATTAATAAAGAATCCATCTGTGTCCCCATTATCAGTATTTACTATTTCTTTTTTATATGGCAGCCAATTACGTAATGCTTCATATGTAAGCCATTTCCCTAATTGCTCATATCCTGTTGAGTACAAAATATCTGGAGTATTTTTTTCTCGCAATATTGAAAGCCAATGTTTTATTAATGGATGAGGAGGAACAATAACCTTTAGTGACATTGCCATATATTTTCCTTTAAGATACTCTTACAAACTTTAAATACTTAAGTTCTAAAATACAGTCTTATTATGATTAAATCAATTGTTTTCCCCTCACTAAAGAATGCATTAATTACTTTGTTGTTCGTTGGGATTTTATTTTTTAATTCTGTAAATTCTGCATGGGCTAAACGACCTCCTGAGATTAGAAACCAGCAAGACCTTAATTTAGAGCCAGATATGCATGGTCAAGATTTAAGCGGTAACGAATACGTTAAGTTTGATTTGAATGGGTTTAATTTCAGTGAAAGTAATTTAGAAGGCGCGGTGTTCAATAATAGTAAATTGCAAAATACAAAGTTTAATGGAGCCAATTTAAGAGATGCACTAGCTTATGCAACAGATTTTACAGATGCAGATCTTTCGGATGTTAATTTTACAAATGCTTTATTAATGGAGAGTAATTTTGAAGGAGCAAAAATAGATGGTGCAGATTTTACAGATGCAGTTCTTAGTCGTACACAACAAAAACAATTATGTGCGATTGCGAATGGAACAAATAGTTCTACAGGAGAGAGTACAGAATATAGCTTAGGTTGTTAATCATAAAAAATGAAAAAAAAAATACCAGTTATAGTTGTTTCAGGATTTCTTGGTTCAGGTAAAACAACTTTTCTAAGATATTTAATAAAAGAGAGTAATAAAAAATTTGGTTTAATAATTAATGAATTTGGTGATGTTGGAATTGACGGTGATTTGATTAAAAGTTGTGATAAATGTTATGAATCTGAAGACGACTGCGTAATCGAATTAAACAATGGATGTTTATGTTGTACTGTTCAAGATGATTTTGTTCCATCAATAAAAGCTCTCCTAGAATTTAATCCTCCTATCGAATCAATAATTATCGAAACAAGTGGCTTGGCACTACCAATTCCCTTAATTCAAGCACTTAACTGGCCTGAGATTAGGTCTTCCATCTACCTTGATGTTGTTGTTGGTATCGTTAATGGAGAATCAATGCTTAATGGTTCACCAATTAATGATTTAAATCAAATAACAAAACAATATAATGAAACAGATAAAATTGATCACAACGCCACTATAGATGAACTATTTGAGGAGCAACTAGAAGTTTCTGATATCGTTTTAGTCTCTAGATCAGATATCTTAAATGATGATCAGTTTGACGTTGTAAAACATAAAATTCAAGGAAGTCTAAAATCATCTACACCAGTCCTTAAATCCAATAATGGCAAAATTGATTTGAACTATCTTTTTGATTTTAATTTTAAAAAAGAGACTTATAAAGATTTTTTAACTGAAGAACATGACCATAATCATGTTGAACTAGTATCAGATTCAATTAAATTAAATTATTTCCTAGAAAAAAATGACTTTGAAAAGGAGATGTCAAAAATCTTGGATGAATTAAACATTCTTCGAATAAAAGGACGTATTTGGATACCAAACAAATCATTACCTTTACAAATACAAATTGTTGGAAAGAAAATTAATACTTGGTTTGAAGAAGCTCCAGACAATTGTTGGAGACCAAATGATAATGCTGGGCTTGAATTAGTAATAATTTCCTTTGATGAAAAATCTATAAAAACTTTCAATAAAAAAATTAAAGAGAAATTTAAGATTTTAAGTGATCCAAAAATAGCAATTTGACATTATAGTTATCTGTCGGGATACTTAAACAGTAGATAGCCCAAGATGGAAAATCCAAAAATTGCTTTAAAACAAATAATCTCTGACGAAGTTACATCAATTGATAAAATAAAATGTTCAAAATGTGGAGGGGCAGGAAATTTTAAAACACATGAAAATTCAAGAAGAACTTGCTTAGTATGTTTTGGTAGAGGCTACATAAACATCTAATAACTCAGAAAACTTAAGGTAAAAATATTTGTTTATTAATCAATAGTACTTTTTATTAAAATTTAAACTAATCTTCTAGTAGAAATTAATTTTTAATTGGACCAATTTGCTGTAAAAGTTTTTGTAAGACTAAGACCCTCAGTTTTAGATCCAGCAGGGGAAGCTACTAAATCTGCCTCTATAAAACTTGGAGCTGAGGGAATAAAATCATTACGTATAGGAAAAATGATTGAGGTAAAAATAGAAGGTAATGGTGAAAACGAAGTAAGAGGAAAAATTGATTTATTGTGTGATAGGTTATTCGCAAATACTGTTATTGAAGATTATGAGTATTCACTAGAAAAATTATAAGATGGATAATTTTACTGTAGGAGTTGTTGTCTTCCCTGGTTCTAATTGCGATCGTGATGTTTCATGGGCATTGGAAGGTTGTTTAGACATAAGAACAAAATACTTGTGGCATGAGTCTTCAGATTTAAGTGATGTAGATGCAATAGTTTTACCCGGAGGATTTAGCTATGGTGATTATTTAAGATGCGGAGCAATTGCGAGATTCTCTCCATTAATAAATGCCTTGGATGAGTTTGTTAAAAGCGGGAAAAGAGTTTTAGGAATTTGTAATGGGTTTCAAATTTTGACAGAATCAGGATTTTTGCCTGGTGCTCTTGTTGCAAATAAAAATCTTAATTTTATCTGTGATGACGTTGAACTGGACATCGTTTCTTCAAATGGAGGTTGGTTTAATAATGTAGATGAAAAACAAACAATTAAATTGCCAATAGCTCATGGGGAAGGAAGATATCATTGTGATTCTGATACTTTAAAGAAACTTGTAGATAATGAATTGATCGCTTTGAGATATAAAAATAATCCCAATGGATCCTCATTCGATATCGCAGGCATAACTAATGAGAAGGGAAATGTTCTAGGTTTAATGCCTCATCCAGAGCGAGCATGCGACGAGACAATTGGTGGGACTGATGGTCTCTTTACATTAAAATCATTAATATTGAAATAAAAAAAGACCCCCAATTTTGGAGGTCTTTTTTTATTAAATTTGGGAAGAAATTAAACAGTAGCTTTTACTTTTGGATCCAAATCACCTTTTGCGTAAAGATCAGCAAAATAATTAGTGCTGTTTTGTTTGATCTTACTTGCTTGACCTTCGCACCAGAACTGCTTGTATCTATCAAGACAAACTTGCTTCATGTATTTTCTAGCAGGCTTGTTGAAATGTCTTGGGTCGAAGTTTGCCTTATCAGCAAATGCTGCCTCTCTAACCGCGGCAGTGAAAGCAAGTCTGTTATCAGTATCAATGTTGACTTTCCTAACTCCATTTCTTATTCCCTCTTGAATTTCTTCAACAGGAACACCATAAGTTTGAGGAATTTCACCGCCATATTTGTTAATGATATCCAACCATTCTTGAGGAACTGAACTAGATCCATGCATTACAAGATGGGTATTTGGAAGTGCTTTATGAATTTCAGCAATTCTGCTTATTGCAAGAACTTCACCTGTAGGTTTTCTTGTAAATTTATAAGCACCATGACTTGTTCCTATAGCAATAGCTAAAGCATCGACTTTTGTTTTAGCTACAAAATCTGCAGCTTCTTCAGGATCAGTCAGAAGCATATCTGTAGAAAGTTCACCTTCAAATCCATGACCATCTTCCGCTTCACCTTTTCCTGTCTCTAATGAACCTAAGCAACCCAACTCTCCTTCAACACTAACTCCAACTGAATGAGCAAAATCTACTACTTTTTTAGTAACTGCAACATTATATTCGTAACTAGCGGGTGTTTTTGCATCTGCCTCTAGAGAACCGTCCATCATTACTGATGTGAAACCATTTATTGCTGCTGAGTAACATGTTGATGGCTCATTACCGTGGTCTTGGTGCATTACCACTGGAATATTAGGATATGTTTCTGTTGCAGCAAGGATTAGATGACGTAGGAAAATTTCTCCTGCATAATTTCTTGCCCCTCTTGAAGCTTGGAGGATTACAGGACTATCAGTTTCATATGCTGCTTCCATGATTGCTTGAACTTGTTCAAGGTTATTAACATTGAAAGCTGGAATACCGTAACCATTCTCAGCAGCGTGATCTAAAAGTAGTCTTAGTGGAACGAGGGCCATAATTAAAATAAATTAAATGCTATATAAAGCATATGTTTCCGAGAGTTTAGTATAAAGAGGTATCAAATGTCACGTCATTAGATATACAAAATACTAAATTAAAGAAACTTATTTTATGACCCAGAGTACATTTTTAGGATTTTTTTAGTTAATAAGTGTAGCCTTCCACAAATAATTGTTCATCAGATGAAGGTTGAGATCCTGCTACATAGGCACCTTTTGAAGCTTCAGAGTTTGCTTGAGCTCTTGCTATTAATGCTTTTTGACCTCCTTCAACGTCGCTTCCTTTCCAGGCCTTTAAGCATGAGTGCTGTAATGCTCTTCCATAGGAGAATGAAACATTCCATAAAGCTTTCCTGTAAAGAGTGTTCATATTATTTAGATAAACAGAAGCAGCTTCTTCGCTTAACCCTCCTGATAAGAAAACTATTCCAGGAACAGATGCAGGAACGCATCTTTCCATAGTTCTAATTGTCATTTCAGCAACCTTCATAGGATCAGCCTTTGTTGGACAATCTGCTCCATTAACAGTCATAGAAGGTTTTAATAGAGTGCCCTCTAGAAAAACTCCATTTGCTTGACAGGCACTATAAACCTGCTTTATTACCTCTTCTTGAACTTCAGCAGTTTTTTCAATAGTATGGTCTCCGTCCATTAAGATTTCAGGTTCAATTATTGGTACTAACCCAGATTCTTGAACTGATCTTGCATACCTTGCTAATCCCCAAGCATTCTCTTGAATTGATAGTTTTGAAGGACAACCATCATTTGTAATCTGCAGAACTGCTCTCCACTTTGCAAATCTGGCACCTTGTTCATAATATTTTGCGGCTCTTTCAACTAATCCATCTAGGCCAGAGCAAAAAGTTTCTACATCTCCTCCTCCTGGAAGTGGATTTAGACCCTTATCGACCTTTATACCTGGAATAATACCTAAATCATTTAGTTTCTTAACCATTGACTCGCCATCTTGGTGATTCTGATAAAGAGTTTCTTCGAAGAGGATTGCTCCACTTATATATTTGCCAAGACCTTCTGTAGTAAAAAGCATTCCTCTATATGCCTTCCTATTGTCTTGAGTATTCTCAACGCCAATTCCAGCGAGTCTTTTACCTACTGTTTTAGTGGATTCATCTACCGCTAATATTCCTTTTCCTTTAGAAGCTAGTAATTGAGCATTTTCTTTAAGCTCATTTTTGTAGTAATTTAAAGCCATTCTTTAATAATTCAGTTCAATTGATTTTTCCAGAATATGAAAAAAAAATAAAATCAATCCAATACTTTATCGGGTGATAATTGCTACTTATAAATGTATAGTCTTAAATTTTGATACTTAATCCACTTTTGGAAGATTCTCTTATGGCTTCGCAAACTTTATGACTAGCAAGTCCCTCGCATAAGCCTGGGATTATAGGTGTTCCATTCATTATACTCTGGGCCCATAAATTTTGAATTCTCAAAACTGGAGCTATTCTCCCATCAGTCCATGTTTTTTCAAAATTAAAACTTGAATCTGCAGTTAGATTTTGTATTTTATTTTCGTTGTTTGAATATTTTAAATTAAAACCATGTACATAATCTTTTTGGTTTTCGCTTTTAAGAATTAGTGAACCTTCGCTTCCATATATTTCTAAACTAAATCCTCTACCATTTTTAGAAATTGATGATAAAGATACCTGACATGGAATAAGATTCGAGCTGTAGTTTGATATTTCTATATTAGCTAAACATACATCTTCACTCGTAACATCATTTAAATCAGATGAATTAGGTAAAGGTCTTTTTTTTATTGATGTTGCTAACTTGCCAGACACGTTTATTGCTTCTCCAAAAAACCAATTCAACATATCGAATGCATGAGTACCTAAAGCGCCAATAACTCCTCCACCTTTTTCTTCCAATGAATACCAATTCCAGGATCTTTTGGGGTCGGATCTACTGCCCATTAACCAATCTAATTTGACTAAATATATATCTCCTAAGATATTTTCATCAATAAGTTTTTTTGTCTGAAGGAAAAGAGGTACTGCTCTATATTCAAAATCAACACATACGCTTAAATTATTAATTAAAGATATTCTCTGAAGCTCTTCAATTTCTGAGGAGGATATTGAAACAGGTTTTTCTAGGAGCAAATTTTTATTATTCTCTAGAGCTTGTTTTGCTAACTTAAATCTTGATTCAGGAGGAGTGGCAATAATAATTCCATCAATTTTTGGAGATTTAACTAAGTCTTCCCAATTATGAAAAAAATCTAAGCCCGTTTCTTTTTCTATTATCGATTTTTGCTTTTTCTCGTAATGATAAATTGCTACAGGAGTTAAGTGATCAGACTCTTTTAATGCCTCTAAATGAACTTTTTTCCCAAATCCTAGTCCAGCGATTGCTATTTTTAATTTTTTATTTTTAGTATTCATTCTTATTCATTAATAAACTCTGAACAGCTATTTTCAATAACAACATCTATAAGTTCGTCATTATTAGAAGTTTGCCATTTTGAATTGAATTGTGGAATTCCATTTATTGATGTATCTTTGAACTTTTTTTCA
This region of Prochlorococcus sp. MIT 0604 genomic DNA includes:
- a CDS encoding CIA30 family protein, whose amino-acid sequence is MSKKKFLFQKKEFDGWKTLNDTVMGGSSSAFCETSNSGLILKGNIVEKAGGFVSCRSSIYKPSLNVSEYSSFELNIDGQGRTFKFAVACEDDLLGLTEFIPGGLRWIKSFPTKKFGTTNVQIPFSELKPSVRANKVRFPFKFKPSKIKRLQLLHSKFGDDGLLNNEFKQGSIKVLIKSISVI
- the ilvD gene encoding dihydroxy-acid dehydratase, encoding MNKLRSSAITQGVQRSPNRSMLRAVGFNDEDFNKPIIGVANGYSTITPCNMGLNKLALKAEESIKRSGGMPQMFGTITVSDGISMGTEGMKYSLVSREVIADSIETACNAQSMDGVLAIGGCDKNMPGAMIAIARMNIPSIFIYGGTIKPGKLHGEDLTVVSAFEAVGQLTSGKINEERLIQVEKNCIPGAGSCGGMFTANTMSAVIEVLGLSLPHSSTMAAEDLEKELSADKSAEILVSAIEKDIRPLDLMTKKAFENAISVIMAIGGSTNAVLHILAIANTAGIDININDFERIRQKVPVICDLKPSGKYVTVDLHKAGGIPQVMKILLNAGLIHGDCKNIEGKTISEYLQNIPDKPPTNQYVIRDIDDPLYKKGHLAILKGNLASEGSVAKISGVKNPVLTGPAKIFESEEDCLKSILNNDIKAGDVVVIRNEGPVGGPGMREMLAPTSAIVGQGLGEKVALITDGRFSGGTYGLVVGHIAPEAAVGGNIALIKQGDLITVDAVKQLIEVDLSDEELEKRKKDWVKPIQKYKRGILSKYSRIVSTSSLGAVTDL
- a CDS encoding uracil phosphoribosyltransferase; the protein is MAMSLKVIVPPHPLIKHWLSILREKNTPDILYSTGYEQLGKWLTYEALRNWLPYKKEIVNTDNGDTDGFFINTDYPIKVLAMLPEGLSLWFGSKEVIPNATLLLGELPKTIESNEGVIFYSEQITTKSTTLETLIKLKELGVNSNRILLITAICSNKGLNEIAKLFPNQVIYTSCIDEEDEKTPLLVPGIGNPLSRLSTIFQDKN
- a CDS encoding pentapeptide repeat-containing protein — its product is MIKSIVFPSLKNALITLLFVGILFFNSVNSAWAKRPPEIRNQQDLNLEPDMHGQDLSGNEYVKFDLNGFNFSESNLEGAVFNNSKLQNTKFNGANLRDALAYATDFTDADLSDVNFTNALLMESNFEGAKIDGADFTDAVLSRTQQKQLCAIANGTNSSTGESTEYSLGC
- a CDS encoding GTP-binding protein → MKKKIPVIVVSGFLGSGKTTFLRYLIKESNKKFGLIINEFGDVGIDGDLIKSCDKCYESEDDCVIELNNGCLCCTVQDDFVPSIKALLEFNPPIESIIIETSGLALPIPLIQALNWPEIRSSIYLDVVVGIVNGESMLNGSPINDLNQITKQYNETDKIDHNATIDELFEEQLEVSDIVLVSRSDILNDDQFDVVKHKIQGSLKSSTPVLKSNNGKIDLNYLFDFNFKKETYKDFLTEEHDHNHVELVSDSIKLNYFLEKNDFEKEMSKILDELNILRIKGRIWIPNKSLPLQIQIVGKKINTWFEEAPDNCWRPNDNAGLELVIISFDEKSIKTFNKKIKEKFKILSDPKIAI
- the purS gene encoding phosphoribosylformylglycinamidine synthase subunit PurS; protein product: MDQFAVKVFVRLRPSVLDPAGEATKSASIKLGAEGIKSLRIGKMIEVKIEGNGENEVRGKIDLLCDRLFANTVIEDYEYSLEKL
- the purQ gene encoding phosphoribosylformylglycinamidine synthase subunit PurQ encodes the protein MDNFTVGVVVFPGSNCDRDVSWALEGCLDIRTKYLWHESSDLSDVDAIVLPGGFSYGDYLRCGAIARFSPLINALDEFVKSGKRVLGICNGFQILTESGFLPGALVANKNLNFICDDVELDIVSSNGGWFNNVDEKQTIKLPIAHGEGRYHCDSDTLKKLVDNELIALRYKNNPNGSSFDIAGITNEKGNVLGLMPHPERACDETIGGTDGLFTLKSLILK
- the fba gene encoding class II fructose-bisphosphate aldolase (catalyzes the reversible aldol condensation of dihydroxyacetonephosphate and glyceraldehyde 3-phosphate in the Calvin cycle, glycolysis, and/or gluconeogenesis), producing MALVPLRLLLDHAAENGYGIPAFNVNNLEQVQAIMEAAYETDSPVILQASRGARNYAGEIFLRHLILAATETYPNIPVVMHQDHGNEPSTCYSAAINGFTSVMMDGSLEADAKTPASYEYNVAVTKKVVDFAHSVGVSVEGELGCLGSLETGKGEAEDGHGFEGELSTDMLLTDPEEAADFVAKTKVDALAIAIGTSHGAYKFTRKPTGEVLAISRIAEIHKALPNTHLVMHGSSSVPQEWLDIINKYGGEIPQTYGVPVEEIQEGIRNGVRKVNIDTDNRLAFTAAVREAAFADKANFDPRHFNKPARKYMKQVCLDRYKQFWCEGQASKIKQNSTNYFADLYAKGDLDPKVKATV
- a CDS encoding class I fructose-bisphosphate aldolase codes for the protein MALNYYKNELKENAQLLASKGKGILAVDESTKTVGKRLAGIGVENTQDNRKAYRGMLFTTEGLGKYISGAILFEETLYQNHQDGESMVKKLNDLGIIPGIKVDKGLNPLPGGGDVETFCSGLDGLVERAAKYYEQGARFAKWRAVLQITNDGCPSKLSIQENAWGLARYARSVQESGLVPIIEPEILMDGDHTIEKTAEVQEEVIKQVYSACQANGVFLEGTLLKPSMTVNGADCPTKADPMKVAEMTIRTMERCVPASVPGIVFLSGGLSEEAASVYLNNMNTLYRKALWNVSFSYGRALQHSCLKAWKGSDVEGGQKALIARAQANSEASKGAYVAGSQPSSDEQLFVEGYTY
- a CDS encoding Gfo/Idh/MocA family protein; amino-acid sequence: MNTKNKKLKIAIAGLGFGKKVHLEALKESDHLTPVAIYHYEKKQKSIIEKETGLDFFHNWEDLVKSPKIDGIIIATPPESRFKLAKQALENNKNLLLEKPVSISSSEIEELQRISLINNLSVCVDFEYRAVPLFLQTKKLIDENILGDIYLVKLDWLMGSRSDPKRSWNWYSLEEKGGGVIGALGTHAFDMLNWFFGEAINVSGKLATSIKKRPLPNSSDLNDVTSEDVCLANIEISNYSSNLIPCQVSLSSISKNGRGFSLEIYGSEGSLILKSENQKDYVHGFNLKYSNNENKIQNLTADSSFNFEKTWTDGRIAPVLRIQNLWAQSIMNGTPIIPGLCEGLASHKVCEAIRESSKSGLSIKI